A portion of the Lolium rigidum isolate FL_2022 chromosome 1, APGP_CSIRO_Lrig_0.1, whole genome shotgun sequence genome contains these proteins:
- the LOC124695551 gene encoding GTP-binding nuclear protein Ran-3: MALPGTQAVEYPSFKLVLVGDGGTGKTTFVKRHVTGEFEKKYEPTIGVEVRPLDFQTNRGRIRFYCWDTAGQEKFGGLRDGYYIHGQCAIIMFDVTSRLTYKNVPTWHRDICRVCENIPMVLCGNKVDVKNRQVKSKMVTFHRKKSLQYYEISAKSNYNFEKPFLYFARKFSGDMNLRFVEELALKPAEVTVDLVAQKKIEAEIAAAAAMPLPDEDDENIMD, encoded by the exons ATG GCTCTCCCCGGCACCCAGGCCGTGGAGTACCCCAGCTTCAAGCTCGTCCTCGTCGGCGACGGCGGCACCGGCAAGACCACCTTCGTCAAGAGGCACGTCACCGGGGAGTTCGAGAAGAAATACGAAC CGACGATCGGCGTGGAGGTGCGGCCGCTGGACTTCCAGACGAACCGCGGAAGGATCAGGTTCTACTGCTGGGACACGGCCGGGCAGGAGAAGTTCGGCGGCCTCCGCGACGGATACTA CATCCATGGCCAGTGTGCCATCATCATGTTCGATGTCACCTCCAGGCTCACCTACAAGAACGTTCCCACCTGGCACAGGGACATCTGCAG GGTTTGTGAGAACATCCCAATGGTCCTGTGCGGCAACAAGGTGGACGTGAAGAACCGACAAGTGAAGTCCAAGATGGTGACCTTCCACAGGAAGAAGAGCCTCCAGTACTATGAAATCTCTGCCAAGAGCAACTACAACTTCGAGAAGCCTTTCCTCTATTTTGCGAGGAAGTTCTCAGG GGACATGAACCTCCGGTTTGTCGAGGAGTTGGCCCTCAAACCTGCTGAAGTCACTGTCGACCTCGTCGCGCAGAAAAA GATTGAAGCAGAGATAGCAGCTGCGGCGGCAATGCCCCTCCCGGATGAGGATGATGAAAACATCATGGACTGA